A region from the Prevotella melaninogenica genome encodes:
- a CDS encoding YitT family protein, producing the protein MTIDQQLIRSEAKDYFFLTVGLIIYAAAFTVFLMPYEIVTGGVTGMSAVIYYATGFKIENTYMIINISLLIVALKILGFKFLMKTIYAIFALYFLLIFAQDLMPKDAAGHMVKMLGEDQAFMSLIIGCSLTGTGLAIVFLNNGSTGGTDIIAACVNKYHDISLGQVLMGVDILIVGSCLFFPQFGDIMERLHKMVFGYCTMFIECFMLDHVMNMRRESVQFMIFSWKHEEIANAIVEETDHALTILDGHGWYTGNEMKVICLLAKRNESKTIFRIIKMVDPTAFVSQSSVIGVYGEGFDQIKIKAKKEMKKQEKKLAEAMNMPANEQK; encoded by the coding sequence TCACTGTATTTCTAATGCCTTACGAGATTGTAACGGGTGGAGTGACGGGTATGTCTGCCGTAATCTACTATGCTACAGGTTTTAAGATTGAGAATACTTACATGATTATCAACATTTCGTTGTTGATAGTTGCTTTGAAGATATTGGGCTTTAAGTTCCTGATGAAGACCATCTATGCTATCTTTGCCCTTTATTTCCTATTGATTTTTGCGCAGGATCTGATGCCTAAGGATGCTGCAGGACACATGGTGAAGATGCTCGGTGAAGACCAAGCTTTTATGTCATTGATTATTGGTTGTAGCCTTACAGGTACGGGATTGGCTATCGTCTTCCTTAATAATGGAAGTACGGGTGGTACGGATATCATTGCTGCCTGTGTCAATAAGTATCACGATATCTCGTTAGGACAAGTCTTGATGGGTGTTGACATCTTGATTGTGGGTAGCTGTTTGTTCTTCCCTCAGTTTGGTGATATCATGGAACGCTTGCATAAGATGGTCTTTGGTTACTGTACGATGTTCATTGAGTGTTTTATGTTAGACCACGTGATGAATATGAGACGTGAGTCAGTACAGTTCATGATCTTCTCTTGGAAACATGAGGAAATAGCCAATGCCATTGTTGAAGAGACCGACCATGCACTGACTATCCTTGATGGACACGGCTGGTACACGGGCAATGAGATGAAAGTTATCTGCTTGTTAGCTAAGCGTAACGAGAGTAAGACTATCTTCCGCATCATTAAGATGGTTGACCCTACCGCCTTTGTGAGTCAAAGTTCGGTGATTGGTGTCTATGGTGAAGGCTTTGATCAGATAAAGATTAAAGCTAAAAAGGAGATGAAAAAGCAGGAAAAGAAGCTGGCGGAAGCTATGAATATGCCTGCGAATGAACAGAAATAA
- a CDS encoding non-canonical purine NTP diphosphatase yields the protein MKIVFATNNKHKLEEIKDILGKDFEIVSLAEIGCHEDIPETGATLEENARQKSSYVVEYYNQNCFADDTGLEVEALGGEPGVRSARYAEGTDHDSEANMRKLLANLEGQSNRKACFRTVISLIIDGEEHQFEGKVEGRIATEKHGTEGFGYDPIFIPEGYDKSFAELGEEIKNQISHRARAVKKLSEYLGRLKG from the coding sequence ATGAAAATAGTATTCGCAACAAATAATAAACATAAGCTCGAGGAAATCAAGGACATCCTTGGAAAGGACTTTGAAATCGTTTCTTTGGCTGAGATTGGTTGTCATGAGGATATCCCTGAGACTGGGGCAACACTGGAGGAGAATGCACGTCAGAAGTCTTCTTACGTCGTTGAATACTACAATCAGAACTGTTTTGCTGACGATACAGGACTTGAAGTGGAGGCACTCGGTGGTGAGCCGGGGGTGCGTTCGGCACGTTATGCGGAGGGAACTGACCACGATAGCGAGGCTAATATGCGTAAGCTCTTGGCAAACTTAGAAGGTCAAAGCAATCGCAAGGCATGTTTCCGTACCGTTATCTCCCTTATCATTGATGGTGAAGAGCATCAGTTTGAGGGTAAAGTAGAGGGTAGAATTGCTACAGAGAAGCATGGTACAGAGGGCTTCGGATACGACCCTATCTTCATTCCAGAGGGCTATGACAAGAGCTTTGCAGAGCTTGGTGAGGAGATAAAGAACCAGATTTCCCATCGTGCAAGAGCTGTGAAGAAGTTGTCGGAATACTTGGGAAGACTGAAAGGATAA
- a CDS encoding glycosyltransferase family 2 protein — protein MLSILLPVYNCSCVALVTELQRQCVECKADFEIIVADDGSLSGAIGMNTACQHLIDENKVIEHLKGVRYIVREKNVGRSAIRNFLVSQSKGEKILFIDGDLSLDNPSFIHNYLQTEADVVVGGIAIGGNPDRWKGNLRYRYERQSEVINTVESRQSQPYQHLATNLLVRRSVLGEQPYDENISHYGYEDVLLGKRFQQQQVVVKHIDNPVLFCDFEDNSSYLAKTEEALRTLFAFRKELKGYSRLLDKAEQIERLHLSPLFVIAYKLLSSPIKNCLLGNKPIVFWFNVYKLLYYLHYTKNAI, from the coding sequence ATGTTGTCTATTCTTCTTCCTGTTTATAACTGCAGTTGTGTAGCTTTGGTGACAGAGTTACAGCGGCAGTGCGTGGAATGTAAGGCAGACTTTGAAATCATAGTGGCTGATGATGGCTCGTTATCGGGTGCTATTGGTATGAATACAGCTTGTCAGCATCTTATAGATGAGAACAAGGTAATTGAGCATTTGAAGGGTGTTCGTTATATTGTCAGAGAGAAGAACGTCGGGCGTTCGGCTATTCGCAACTTCCTTGTGTCGCAGTCGAAGGGGGAAAAGATACTCTTTATTGATGGCGATTTGTCCTTGGATAATCCTTCTTTTATTCACAACTATCTGCAAACAGAAGCAGATGTAGTGGTGGGAGGAATCGCCATTGGGGGTAATCCAGACCGTTGGAAAGGTAATCTCAGATACCGTTATGAACGACAAAGTGAGGTTATCAACACTGTTGAGAGCCGTCAAAGTCAGCCTTATCAGCACTTAGCAACGAATCTACTTGTGCGCCGTTCTGTTTTAGGAGAGCAGCCCTACGATGAGAACATTAGCCATTATGGTTATGAAGATGTACTCTTGGGTAAGCGTTTCCAGCAGCAACAAGTTGTTGTAAAGCATATAGATAACCCCGTACTTTTCTGTGATTTTGAGGACAACTCCAGTTACCTTGCCAAGACAGAAGAAGCTTTGCGCACTCTATTTGCCTTCAGAAAGGAGCTGAAAGGCTACTCTCGTTTGCTTGATAAAGCTGAACAGATTGAGCGTTTACACCTCTCTCCCCTCTTTGTAATCGCCTATAAGCTACTATCTTCTCCTATAAAGAATTGCCTCTTAGGCAATAAACCGATAGTTTTTTGGTTTAATGTGTATAAACTGTTGTATTATTTACATTACACAAAGAACGCTATATGA
- a CDS encoding acyltransferase family protein: MKQKIAEISFLHVFAILLVVIGHSFFQMESPIVDWIYQFHVPLFFFVSGYLFNVSVKGKQIQPHIFLRHKAVRLLLPYFALSTLLFVPKVLLSQFMVRPIHTNWGEYVSMLIYPYRNVNGSYWFLPTLFLLFVFAVIVLFLSQRVQRRMSFTISSLLLFLLALSNILLPFSHDTLFNIIGAIHYAFYFALGYFVFNFRLMRFLDKEKTILLVFLFTLSISFIGLYVNKSPLMSLFFAVDGILMSVALARLYVIYGLHFFHHLSPASYTIYLYHGIFQALSIQILMRFTHFSTVFYMFLAILTGVYGPFFIYKLLYSYRNSRLRRCLAMISGFKIS; the protein is encoded by the coding sequence ATGAAGCAAAAGATAGCTGAAATATCCTTTCTCCATGTGTTTGCTATCCTTTTGGTAGTCATAGGACACTCCTTCTTTCAGATGGAGAGTCCGATTGTTGATTGGATTTATCAGTTCCACGTACCCCTTTTCTTCTTCGTATCCGGCTATCTTTTTAATGTATCAGTAAAGGGAAAACAGATACAACCTCATATCTTCCTACGTCATAAAGCAGTGCGGCTATTACTCCCCTACTTTGCTTTGAGTACGCTGCTCTTTGTTCCAAAGGTTCTATTATCGCAGTTTATGGTACGTCCGATACATACTAATTGGGGTGAGTATGTGTCGATGCTTATCTATCCTTACCGTAATGTAAATGGCTCCTATTGGTTTCTGCCCACCTTGTTCTTGCTTTTCGTATTTGCAGTGATAGTCCTTTTTCTTTCACAGCGAGTACAACGTAGAATGTCCTTTACTATTTCCAGCCTTTTACTCTTCCTACTTGCTTTGTCAAATATTCTCCTTCCTTTTTCCCATGATACGCTTTTCAATATCATTGGTGCAATCCATTACGCCTTTTACTTTGCCTTAGGTTATTTCGTGTTCAACTTTCGTTTGATGCGCTTTCTCGATAAGGAGAAAACAATTCTTTTAGTTTTTCTATTTACGTTATCTATATCTTTTATCGGTCTATACGTAAATAAAAGTCCTCTGATGAGTTTATTCTTTGCTGTGGATGGTATTCTTATGTCAGTTGCTTTGGCGCGCTTATACGTAATTTATGGGCTTCATTTTTTCCATCACCTCTCCCCTGCTTCTTATACTATCTATCTTTATCATGGAATCTTTCAGGCATTAAGTATTCAAATACTGATGCGCTTTACCCATTTCAGTACTGTTTTTTATATGTTTCTCGCAATTCTAACAGGTGTTTATGGTCCTTTCTTCATCTATAAGCTGCTTTACAGCTATCGTAACAGCCGATTGAGACGATGCTTGGCAATGATTTCTGGGTTTAAAATCTCATAG
- a CDS encoding glycosyltransferase family 2 protein: MDKEKTLHLISVIIPVYNAEDTLRACVQSVLKQSYPEFELILVDDGSPDKSGVICDEYTSHANVTIIHQQNKGRTAARYEGVKIAKGEWITFVDADDELEPYALSRFSERIDNETDIIFGNGQSLPIQESETIDIHTFQHLTVLAEGTIGVPWGSLFRKELLTPSVFDLPKELEMGEDYIYWLRMIFHTERPVAIIKENLYRKGTEHTSHNYHWTAAYCHLLNSLRMKAIPIELQEEFLTDTITDRIANLLAVSLCEPRKKWVQHPFYTGLQADMKKEGITFTTKQKLFLFLLNRRFRRLYTQFSKQIHRGG; the protein is encoded by the coding sequence ATGGATAAAGAAAAGACTCTTCATTTGATTTCTGTAATCATACCAGTTTATAACGCAGAAGACACACTTCGTGCATGTGTACAAAGTGTTTTAAAACAATCTTATCCAGAGTTTGAGTTGATTTTAGTGGACGATGGTAGCCCTGACAAAAGTGGCGTTATCTGCGATGAATACACCAGTCACGCTAACGTTACCATCATTCACCAACAGAACAAAGGTCGGACAGCCGCCAGATACGAGGGTGTAAAGATAGCAAAAGGCGAGTGGATAACTTTCGTTGACGCTGATGACGAACTGGAACCTTATGCACTTTCACGTTTTTCAGAACGTATTGACAACGAAACAGATATTATCTTTGGTAACGGACAGTCTCTCCCTATTCAAGAAAGCGAGACTATAGATATTCATACTTTCCAACATCTTACGGTGCTCGCAGAAGGTACGATTGGCGTTCCTTGGGGCAGTCTGTTCAGAAAGGAATTACTCACCCCGTCTGTTTTCGACCTACCCAAGGAGTTAGAGATGGGCGAAGACTATATTTATTGGCTGCGGATGATTTTCCATACAGAACGACCTGTTGCTATCATTAAGGAAAACCTCTACCGTAAAGGGACTGAACATACGAGCCATAACTACCATTGGACAGCTGCTTATTGCCATCTACTCAACAGCTTACGTATGAAAGCTATACCAATCGAACTACAAGAAGAGTTTCTTACAGATACCATTACGGACCGAATAGCCAATCTCTTGGCAGTTTCTTTGTGTGAGCCTCGTAAGAAATGGGTTCAACATCCGTTTTATACTGGACTTCAAGCAGATATGAAAAAAGAAGGTATTACCTTCACAACCAAACAGAAACTTTTTCTATTCCTACTTAATCGCAGGTTCCGCCGATTGTACACCCAGTTCTCAAAACAGATACATAGGGGAGGATAA
- a CDS encoding GH3 auxin-responsive promoter family protein, which translates to MSLTKIVNKLYFQPRRRELERYVTDGETIQREVMQYLVERAKDTEYGRKHLFSTIKSYEDFVQNIPVNTYEELKSDIDRMRHGERNILWPGQVRWYAKSSGTTNDKSKFIPISHEGLQTIHYQGGKDVIAYYLSNHPESRLFNGKGLILGGSHSPNYNLYNSLVGDLSAILIENINPLVNLCRVPKKETALLSDFEVKRDRIAHETLNQNITNISGVPSWMLSVLVRVMELSGKKHLEEVWPNLEVFFHGGIPFTPYREQYEQLITKQGMNYMETYNASEGFFGIQDDPTDSSMSLMLDYGVFYEFLPMDEFESEHPNIVPLSGVEIGRNYAMLISTACGLWRYEIGDTVQFTSTNPYKFVITGRTKYFINAFGEELIMDNAEKGLDAACKATGAQISDYTAAPMYMDAKAKCRHQWLIEFAKEPSSLEEFAKVFDDKLQEVNSDYEAKRFHDITLQPLEIIVARKNLFNDWLKIKGKLGGQHKIPRLSNSRNNLEELLSMNQ; encoded by the coding sequence ATGAGTCTTACTAAGATAGTAAACAAATTGTACTTCCAGCCGCGCCGCAGGGAGCTTGAGCGCTACGTCACGGATGGAGAGACTATCCAGCGGGAAGTCATGCAATACCTCGTTGAGCGGGCAAAAGACACCGAATATGGTCGTAAACACCTATTCTCAACGATTAAGTCATATGAGGATTTTGTACAGAACATACCTGTCAATACCTACGAAGAACTAAAGAGCGACATCGATCGTATGCGTCACGGAGAACGTAATATTCTGTGGCCGGGACAGGTAAGATGGTATGCTAAATCATCAGGTACAACCAACGATAAGAGTAAGTTTATTCCTATTTCTCACGAGGGATTGCAGACAATTCATTATCAAGGTGGAAAGGACGTTATCGCCTACTACCTTAGCAATCATCCTGAAAGTCGCCTCTTCAATGGCAAAGGCCTCATCTTAGGTGGTAGCCATTCTCCGAATTATAATTTGTATAACTCGCTTGTTGGTGACCTTAGTGCCATCCTCATCGAGAATATCAATCCACTCGTAAACTTGTGCCGTGTACCTAAGAAAGAGACTGCTCTTCTGAGCGACTTTGAGGTAAAACGCGATCGAATTGCACACGAAACACTGAACCAGAATATCACTAATATATCGGGTGTTCCATCATGGATGCTCTCTGTATTGGTGCGTGTAATGGAACTAAGTGGTAAGAAACATTTGGAGGAGGTATGGCCTAATCTGGAGGTATTCTTCCACGGTGGTATTCCCTTTACGCCTTATCGCGAGCAGTATGAACAGCTCATCACCAAGCAGGGAATGAATTATATGGAGACTTACAACGCTTCTGAGGGCTTCTTTGGAATACAAGACGACCCGACAGACAGCAGTATGTCACTCATGCTCGACTATGGAGTCTTCTACGAATTCCTACCTATGGACGAATTTGAGAGCGAACATCCAAACATCGTTCCATTGTCAGGCGTAGAGATCGGTCGCAACTATGCGATGCTTATCAGTACTGCTTGCGGACTTTGGAGATATGAGATTGGCGACACAGTACAATTCACTTCGACCAATCCTTATAAGTTTGTTATCACGGGTAGAACCAAATACTTCATCAATGCCTTTGGTGAGGAGCTAATTATGGACAATGCCGAAAAGGGACTTGATGCTGCCTGCAAGGCTACTGGTGCACAGATATCTGACTACACCGCAGCCCCAATGTATATGGATGCAAAGGCTAAGTGTCGTCATCAGTGGCTCATTGAGTTTGCAAAGGAACCATCTTCACTTGAGGAGTTTGCTAAAGTCTTCGATGACAAACTGCAAGAAGTCAACTCTGACTATGAGGCAAAACGCTTCCATGACATTACCCTTCAGCCCCTCGAAATCATCGTTGCACGCAAGAATCTTTTCAACGACTGGCTTAAGATTAAGGGAAAACTCGGTGGTCAACACAAGATTCCACGCCTTTCAAACAGCCGTAACAACCTTGAAGAATTGCTGAGTATGAACCAGTAA